The following are from one region of the Periophthalmus magnuspinnatus isolate fPerMag1 chromosome 5, fPerMag1.2.pri, whole genome shotgun sequence genome:
- the LOC117370832 gene encoding uncharacterized protein LOC117370832 — protein sequence MHTTHFHAHYPPPCTLHPPPCTLPTSMHTTHPHAHYTHLHAHYPPPCTLPTLMHTTHHPHAHYIHLHAHYPPSCTLPTPMHTTPTSMHITHLHAHYPPHAHYTHLHAHYPPSCTLPTPMHTTPTSMHTTHPYAHYPPPCTLPTPMHTTHPYAHYPPLCTLPTPMHTTHPHASA from the coding sequence ATGCACACTACTCACTTCCATGCACACTACCCACCCCCATGCACACTACACCCACCTCCATGCACATTACCCACCTCCATGCACACTACCCACCCCCATGCACACTACACCCACCTCCATGCACACTACCCACCTCCATGCACACTACCCACCCTCATGCACACTACCCACCACCCCCATGCACACTACATCCACCTCCATGCACATTACCCACCCTCATGCACACTACCCACCCCCATGCACACTACACCCACCTCCATGCACATTACCCACCTCCATGCACACTACCCACCCCATGCACACTACACCCACCTCCATGCACACTACCCACCCTCATGCACACTACCCACCCCCATGCACACTACACCCACCTCCATGCACACTACCCACCCCTATGCACACTACCCACCCCCATGCACACTACCCACCCCTATGCACACTACCCACCCCTATGCACACTACCCACCCCTATGCACACTACCCACTCCTATGCACACTACCCACCCTCATGCATCAGcttga